CCATGAGATAGCCACACTCAGGACATTTTTTGTCTACCGGTTCGAAATTGGCGATGAATTTGCATTTGGGGTAATTCTCACAACCGAAGAATTTACCGCGTCTCCCCTCTCTCTCCTGGAGTTTTCCGCCGCATTCAGGACAGGGAACTGTCAGCTCTTTAGGCGGTGTAAGCGATTTGGCATTTTTACATTTCGGGTATGCGGAACAGGCAAGGAATTTCCCTCTTTTGGAATTCTTGATGACCATAGGCGAGCCGCACTTCTCACACTTTTCGTCGGTCTCTTCAGGCTGTTCCACTTCCGTACCGTCCGTATTTTTGGTGTATTTGCATTTCGGGAAGTTGCTGCAGGCGATGAATTCGCCGTAGCGTCCTTTTCTGAGCAGCAGTTCGGAGCCGCACTTGGGACAGTTCTCTCCGGTCGGTGTGGCCACCTTCAGGCTTTTGATGTTTTTTTTCCCCTCTTCGATCTTGTGCATGAACGGCGTATAGAACTCTTTGAGAATGGTCTGCCAATCCGTTTCACCTTCTGCCACTTTGTCCAGGGTCTCTTCCATATTTGCGGTGAATCCGCTGTCGACGATCTCCGGAAAGTGTTTTTCCAGCATCTCGATGACTGTAAACGCGATCTCTGTAGGATGGATACGTTTCTTCTCTATCTCGATATATTTTCGTGTCTGCAGAATAGTAATGGTCGGTGCATAGGTACTTGGGCGGCCGATCCCCAGAGATTCCAGCTTTTTGATGAGGCTGGCTTCGTTGTAGCGTGGAGGAGGCTCCGTAAAATGCTGCTCCGCTTTGATATCATCGAGGGAGACCGGCTGTCCTTTTCCCAGTTCGGGAAGCAGTTTGTCTTTTTCGTTGTATCCGGTTACTTTGTAAAAACCGTCAAAGAGCAGTTTTCTTCCGCTGGCTTTAAAGGTGCACTTATCTCCCTTGAAGAGAATGGTCTGTGACTCAAGTTCCGCTTCGGTCATCTGGCAGGCAAGGAAACGATTGTAGATGAGGCGATAGAGTTTGAGTTCGTCAGCATTCAGGAACTTGGCTGCCATGGCACCGTCAAAATCGACACGGGTAGGCCGGATCGCTTCGTGTGCTTCCTGTGCCCCTTTGGATTTTGTGGCATAATTCTTCGCTTTTGCCGGAAGGTACTTGTCCCCGTAGGTACTTTTGATATGGCTACGTGCCGCCTCAATGGCTTCTTTGGCAAGATTGAGGGAATCGGTTCTCATATAGGTGATCAGCCCCATGGTCCCCTTGTCTGTTTTGACACCTTCATAGAGCTTCTGTGCCACCATCATTGTCTTTTTGGGAGAGAAACCAAGCTGTGTGGATGCCGCCTGCTGTAGTGTGGAGGTCATGAACGGCGGGGGTGTCTTCGTTTTTCTTTTGCTCTTTTCTATGGAAGAGACAACAAAAGATTCCCCTTTGGCGGACGCTACGATCTCAGCTGCATCCGCATCGGTCCTGATGGTCAGTTTGTCGATCTTAAGACCGTTATAGTCATAAATGGAGGCATCGATGTTCTTTTGGAAAAGTGCGTCGATGGTCCAGTACTCTTCGGGCTTGAAGGCTTTGATCTCACGTTCCCTGTCCACAACGATCTTCAGTGTAGAACTCTGTACCCTTCCTGCACTCAGCCCTTTTTGTATCTTACTGGCAAGCAATGGAGAGAGTTTGTACCCTACGATACGGTCAAGCAGCCTTCGGGTCTGCTGTGCATCCACAGAGTCCATATCGACTCTTCTCGGGTTCTCAAGCGCATGCTGGATGGCTGACTTCGTGATCTCGTGAAAGACGATACGCGGCAGTTCGGTAGGTTCTTTGCCTATGGCTTTTGCAATGTGGTATCCGATGGCTTCCCCCTCACGGTCCTCATCGGTTGCGATATAGATGGTCTCTGCCTCTTTGGCGAGTTTCTTCAGCTCTTTGACTGTAGGGTTCGCATCTCTGGGGATGGAGTATTTTGGGACAAGGTCGCCTGTCTCGTCATCAATGGTGATACCAAAAGTACTCTTTGGCAGGTCTCTGATATGGCCTTTGGAGGCGATGACCTTATAGTCCTTGCCCAGAAAATTGGTAATAGTACGTGCTTTTGCCGGAGATTCGACGATAATTAGATTTTTCATTCATGCTTACTTTATATAAGGAATTTTTGGCATTGTAGCACAAAAGAGAATAAAACGCTATAGGTTTATCCTCTTTTATGGGGCGATAGAGAAGTATATCTTATCTTTTGTAACCGTGGTAGGGTCTGGAGTAGGGTTTGAAATAGCTCTCGCTGTCAAAGTCATAGCTGAAGGGGACATAGGTGTATGGCAGCTGATAATAGTTGAAGATCTTCCCGGTTTTTACCCATCCCCAGGAGGCAAGGATCTCGGAGACATTGACACCGACCCCGACATAGATATTTCGCTCCTTCTGAATATAGTCTTCATAGTGCTGATATCCACGGGTATAGTAGCCCAGCTGGAGTTCACCATACTTTAGAAGATTGTCCTCCATGCTCTCAAAGCCGCTGAACTTCAGGGCAAAAAGGTATTTCATGGAGTTGTACATGGTAAAGACATCCCCGCCACTCTGGAAATCCGGGAGGTACTCCAGGCGGAGGTCCACTTTGTTTTTCAGGTCAGGATATTTCTCCCGTGCATAATAAAACAGGGCACCTACGGTATTGGCTACGACATCTTCGTAAGAGAATCCCTGTGATTCACTGAAGGAGTCTCCCAGTTCCATGAGAAACTGAAAGGACCAGGCAGAGAGAGAACCGTAAAGTGCGGAACGTTCGGTCTCCATTCCCCAGTATTCATAAAGAGAAGAGAAGCCCAGAGACCAGAGATAGGTGGAATACATATGTCCCATCTTGTCCGCGCCGCCGTATTTGGTGTCATGCTGGAACCAGCCCTCATCCCCCATCCGAGGTGAAGTGCTGAAATAGTCCCAGAAAGCGACACCCCAGACGGTAACAAGTGCCGCACCGGCAAGATTGGTATAAAGAACCCTGTTCATGAGTTCCTCCTCTGACTGTGCCGGCTTCATGATGGAGTTATAGACGGAATCCCCAAAAGATTCCTGGGGGAGCTCTTCGGCGACAAGTGCAAGTGAAATGAGAAGGGAAAGCAGTAAGGAGCGCAAAAGAAAACCTTTTCTTGTTAAATTAAAATTTATTATATTATTTTTGTTTTAAGATTCGGGGAAGCGTGATGCCTGTCTGGCTCTGGTATTTTCCTTTTCTGTCGCTGTAGGTCGTTTCGCACTGTTCATCCCCCTCTAAAAAGAGAACCTGTGCAATACCCTCATTGGCATAGATCTTCGCAGGAAGCGGAGTGGTGTTGGAGATCTCAATAGTGATATGCCCCTCAAATCCCGGTTCAAAAGGGGTGACATTGACAATGATACCGCAGCGTGCATAGGTACTTTTTCCCAGGCAGATCGCGAGCGTATCCTTGGGCATTTTGAAGTATTCGATCGTACGTGCCAGAGCAAAGGAGTTCGGAGGAACGATGCAGACATCCCCTTTGAAATCGACCACATTGTTCTCATTGAAATCCTTGGGGTCTACCACTTCCGCATTGATGTTGGTGAAGATCTTGAATTCATCGGAGACACGTATATCGTAGCCGTAGGAGCTCAGTCCGTAGCTGACGACCCCTTCTCCCACCAATCCTTCGCAGAAAGGGCTGATCATCTCCTCATTAAGCGATTTTTCACGTATCCATTTGTCGGACTTCAATCCCATTGTCGTTCTTCCTTGTGCTGTTTATTTTCGTATGATGTGAATATTGGCTTCGGTTTTCATTTTGGCGAAGTAGTCTTTGAGTGCCTGTGCCTGCTGCTCCTGTCTCCATCGTCCTGCAACGGCATTGCGTGCATCTTCAAAAGACATCTGCTTCTTCCCGTTCTTGCTGTTGACTTTGAAGACCACCCATTTGTCACCCGCATTGATCGGTTTCGTAAAGCCTCCGTCGGGTGTTGAAAGAAGCATGGAGAGCATGGCCGGATTCATCCCCTGTGTTTTCTTTGTTTTTGAAATACTTTTGATCCCGCTGCTGTTTCCCGTCCGCAGGAAGTTCTGTATCTTTTTCTCTGACGCAGCAGAGTACTCTGTCAGGTTCAAGGAAGTAGGCATTGCGAAAGCTTCCTTGTGGTTCTCATAATAGAG
Above is a window of Sulfurovum riftiae DNA encoding:
- the topA gene encoding type I DNA topoisomerase; its protein translation is MKNLIIVESPAKARTITNFLGKDYKVIASKGHIRDLPKSTFGITIDDETGDLVPKYSIPRDANPTVKELKKLAKEAETIYIATDEDREGEAIGYHIAKAIGKEPTELPRIVFHEITKSAIQHALENPRRVDMDSVDAQQTRRLLDRIVGYKLSPLLASKIQKGLSAGRVQSSTLKIVVDREREIKAFKPEEYWTIDALFQKNIDASIYDYNGLKIDKLTIRTDADAAEIVASAKGESFVVSSIEKSKRKTKTPPPFMTSTLQQAASTQLGFSPKKTMMVAQKLYEGVKTDKGTMGLITYMRTDSLNLAKEAIEAARSHIKSTYGDKYLPAKAKNYATKSKGAQEAHEAIRPTRVDFDGAMAAKFLNADELKLYRLIYNRFLACQMTEAELESQTILFKGDKCTFKASGRKLLFDGFYKVTGYNEKDKLLPELGKGQPVSLDDIKAEQHFTEPPPRYNEASLIKKLESLGIGRPSTYAPTITILQTRKYIEIEKKRIHPTEIAFTVIEMLEKHFPEIVDSGFTANMEETLDKVAEGETDWQTILKEFYTPFMHKIEEGKKNIKSLKVATPTGENCPKCGSELLLRKGRYGEFIACSNFPKCKYTKNTDGTEVEQPEETDEKCEKCGSPMVIKNSKRGKFLACSAYPKCKNAKSLTPPKELTVPCPECGGKLQEREGRRGKFFGCENYPKCKFIANFEPVDKKCPECGYLMGKKTLRGKEIYECFKCKHKEEAK
- a CDS encoding DUF2279 domain-containing protein, which encodes MRSLLLSLLISLALVAEELPQESFGDSVYNSIMKPAQSEEELMNRVLYTNLAGAALVTVWGVAFWDYFSTSPRMGDEGWFQHDTKYGGADKMGHMYSTYLWSLGFSSLYEYWGMETERSALYGSLSAWSFQFLMELGDSFSESQGFSYEDVVANTVGALFYYAREKYPDLKNKVDLRLEYLPDFQSGGDVFTMYNSMKYLFALKFSGFESMEDNLLKYGELQLGYYTRGYQHYEDYIQKERNIYVGVGVNVSEILASWGWVKTGKIFNYYQLPYTYVPFSYDFDSESYFKPYSRPYHGYKR
- the dcd gene encoding dCTP deaminase, with the translated sequence MGLKSDKWIREKSLNEEMISPFCEGLVGEGVVSYGLSSYGYDIRVSDEFKIFTNINAEVVDPKDFNENNVVDFKGDVCIVPPNSFALARTIEYFKMPKDTLAICLGKSTYARCGIIVNVTPFEPGFEGHITIEISNTTPLPAKIYANEGIAQVLFLEGDEQCETTYSDRKGKYQSQTGITLPRILKQK